The genomic window GAATATCAAAAATATTTTGAAAAAGATAAAGCGTTAGAAAGACGTTTCCAAAAAGTTCTAATCGACGAACCAGATACAGAAAGTGCTATTTCAATCTTACGTGGAATCAAAGAAAAATACGAAACACATCATAAAGTTCAGATTAAGGATGAGGCAATTATTGCAGCAGTCGAACTTTCGCAGCGTTATATTACAAACCGTTTTTTACCAGATAAAGCGATTGACTTAATGGACGAGGCGGCTTCTAAACTGCGTATGGAAATCAATTCAAAACCAGAAGAATTAGATGTTTTGGATCGTAAAATAATGCAGCTTGAAATTGAAATCGAAGCCATTAAACGCGAGAAAGAAGAAAGTAAGTTGAAGATTCTGCACATGGAATTGGCGAATCTAAAAGAAGAACGCAACGAAATCTACGCAAGATGGAAATCTGAAAAAGATATTGTTGACGGAATTCAGGCTGTAAAACTAGAAATAGAAGACTTTAAGTATGAAGCAGAACGTGCAGAACGTGACGGCGATTATGGAAAAGTAGCTGAAATTCGTTACGGAAAAATAAAAGAAGCACAAGAACGCCAGGAAACACTGCAAAAACAATTGCAGGAATTTCAATCGGGTACATCTTTAATTAAAGAAGAAGTTACCAGAGAAGATATTGCTGAAGTTGTAGCAAAATGGACAGGAATTCCAGTTATGAAAATGCTTCAAACCGAAAGAGAAAAATTATTACATCTTGAGGATGAGTTACACAAGCGCGTAGTAGGGCAGGAAGAAGCGATTGAAGCCGTAAGTGATGCCGTTCGAAGAAGTCGTGCCGGTTTACAGGATATGAAAAAACCAGTTGGAACATTCTTATTTTTAGGAACAACCGGAGTGGGTAAAACAGAGCTTGCAAAAGCATTGGCCGAATATCTTTTTGATGACGAAAATGCCATGACGCGTATCGATATGAGTGAATACCAAGAACGCCACAGTGTGAGCCGTTTGGTTGGTGCGCCTCCTGGATATGTTGGTTATGATGAAGGAGGTCAATTGACCGAAGCTGTTCGTAGAAAACCATATTCTGTGATTTTGCTGGACGAGATCGAAAAAGCACATCCAGATACCTTCAATATCTTATTGCAGGTTTTAGATGAAGGGCGTTTAACCGACAATAAAGGTCGTCTGGCTGATTTTAAAAACACAATTATTATCATGACTTCTAACATGGGAAGTCAGATTATACAAGAAAAGTTTGAGAATCTAAAAGGCGGTGTCGAAGCAGCAACAGAAGCGGCCAAAAACGAAGTTTTAGGCTTATTAAAACAAACTGTTCGTCCGGAGTTTATCAACCGTATCGATGAAATCGTAATGTTTACGCCGCTTACAGTTGATAATATTTCTAAAATTGTAAGCCTGCAGCTTAAGAGCGTTACAAAAATGCTGGCTTTACAAGGAATTACGATGGATGCAACTCCAGAAGCAATTGCTTATTTATCAGACAAAGGATTTGATCCTCAATTTGGAGCAAGACCAGTAAAACGTGTGGTGCAGAGAGAGGTTTTAAATCAACTGTCAAAAGAAATTCTGGCAGGAAATATAACAACAGAGAGCATTGTTTTATTAGACGCTTTCGATGGCAAATTGGTTTTTAGAAACCAGACAGCTAATTAATTTTTTTATGTTAATCTTAAAAAAGCATCAGTATTTAACTGATGCTTTTTTTTTATCCGTGAATTCTGAAACTTTTATCCTCATTTGTGTAACAGCAGATTTATTAAAAACATAGAATTTTATAATTAATATAAATCAAACAAATTCAAATAATTAATTTAAAAAAGAAAGCTATGAATAATATATTTAGAGGTTTAATCGCAGGATATGGTGCAAAAAAGTTAGGTGGCGGATGTTTCGGAACTATTTTAGTTTTTATTATTATCTGGGTTATTTTAGGTCAGTGCAGCTAATTTTTTTGGAAAACTCCAATTCAGAAAATTACGAATAAAAAGATGAATTTTGATGCGATATTGTTGGGAAGATTAAGGCAAAATGTCTAGATTCGCATCATTAAAATAAATTTAAAATGGCTTCAGGTTTTTTCGTTCTATTAGATGATATCGCAGCAATTATGGATGATGTTGCAGTAATGAGTAAAGTTGCAGCAAAA from Flavobacterium fluviale includes these protein-coding regions:
- the clpB gene encoding ATP-dependent chaperone ClpB → MNINKFTIKSQEAIQLSQQLAQRNGQQQIENEHIFKAIFEVDENVAPFILKKLNVNVPLFLQVLDSTIQSFPKVSGGDILLSRDANKALNEAEIIAQKMNDEYVSIEHLILAIFDSKSKVSQILKDQGVTGKGLKAAIEELRKGERVTSASAEETYNSLNKYAKNLNELARTGKLDPVIGRDEEIRRVLQILTRRTKNNPMLIGEPGVGKTAIAEGLAHRIVDGDVPENLKDKIVFSLDMGALIAGAKFKGEFEERLKSVVKEVTSAEGDIVLFIDEIHTLVGAGGGEGAMDAANILKPALARGELRAIGATTLDEYQKYFEKDKALERRFQKVLIDEPDTESAISILRGIKEKYETHHKVQIKDEAIIAAVELSQRYITNRFLPDKAIDLMDEAASKLRMEINSKPEELDVLDRKIMQLEIEIEAIKREKEESKLKILHMELANLKEERNEIYARWKSEKDIVDGIQAVKLEIEDFKYEAERAERDGDYGKVAEIRYGKIKEAQERQETLQKQLQEFQSGTSLIKEEVTREDIAEVVAKWTGIPVMKMLQTEREKLLHLEDELHKRVVGQEEAIEAVSDAVRRSRAGLQDMKKPVGTFLFLGTTGVGKTELAKALAEYLFDDENAMTRIDMSEYQERHSVSRLVGAPPGYVGYDEGGQLTEAVRRKPYSVILLDEIEKAHPDTFNILLQVLDEGRLTDNKGRLADFKNTIIIMTSNMGSQIIQEKFENLKGGVEAATEAAKNEVLGLLKQTVRPEFINRIDEIVMFTPLTVDNISKIVSLQLKSVTKMLALQGITMDATPEAIAYLSDKGFDPQFGARPVKRVVQREVLNQLSKEILAGNITTESIVLLDAFDGKLVFRNQTAN